The proteins below are encoded in one region of Reichenbachiella sp. 5M10:
- a CDS encoding TonB-dependent receptor, with product MNQRNFTIKLASVIALVLLCISLRPVHAQQNASLVGVVQDELSGLPGVNVRVKDQNSKGAITDLAGKFRLTNLPTGKSTLVLSFIGYENHEVEVDLTAGETKDLGEVNMKVLVTELDDVVVKGTYFPSQQRALNIKKQSPGIMEVMAADAIGKLPDRNAAEAVQRIQGVSIERDQGEGRYALVRGTPAEWNSTLINGDRLPASDGTSDNSMGTRSVPLDIFPSDMIEYVQLSKAITPDMEGDAIGGSINFITRTAPQNKTFNVSLGGGYNGQAEKPMYSASMLYGDRIGKFGFMVSAAYWNRNWGSDNYEVEYNFSSPDPKEQFAVDNLQLRDYMGQRTTLGLNVGLEYEFNTNHRIFARGVYSDFTDNEIARQHNFYFLENMAEVMTRNGKFTIQLSGGEVGGEHNLGNGWSLDWKASTYLNDMSTDDPKSLPKDERGYPMAFFQQRGVVFDDLVDGYKYLQVDDPSGDPEDDIQPDMQGSLDPQQLVLSQLLSYGIGSREQDVSGQLDIGKKINEKLTLTAGGKYKHKTREGGTPLTIWIPGAFLGIPNSPAPATLADLQTESFPENGGFLQEIGSPYEDILIDQITTKQLRELYTDDVLNQYGMYKISRGEDSPDAATGFYTGKESVVAAYIMGEYSISDQLMLIGGVRNESTTVDYKGKQVTTTLDANGDEVSIIQDVENHKTTNALLPMLHIKYSPQENLNIRAAYTRTFARPNFSDLNPGEVRNDQTRTITKGNVDLNPTYSNNLDLMAEYFFQDVGLLSGGVFYKQITDVIFKDQSILNISGQNYQVIEPKNLESAWLAGFEVGISKRMSFLPGALNGFGVEANYTYTRSELEVPRYEEQGGQVVTLMDKQSLPRQPKNIFNASVYYEKYGLMVRVAANFKGKYIDIIRQEAGPENYRWYDKNLTVDLSAAYSITKSLRFFLELNNLTNAPLRYYHGVSERPEQVEYYSVRGQAGLRFNLF from the coding sequence ATGAATCAAAGAAATTTTACAATTAAACTCGCGTCCGTGATCGCACTGGTACTGCTATGTATCAGCCTTCGTCCCGTACATGCTCAACAGAATGCCTCGCTAGTCGGCGTGGTACAAGATGAGCTCAGTGGTTTGCCAGGTGTCAATGTCAGAGTGAAGGACCAAAATTCCAAAGGTGCCATTACTGATCTAGCTGGCAAGTTTAGATTGACCAACCTCCCTACAGGCAAAAGCACCTTGGTACTCTCCTTCATTGGTTATGAAAATCATGAAGTAGAAGTTGACCTCACAGCTGGAGAAACCAAGGACCTCGGTGAAGTGAATATGAAAGTACTTGTCACTGAGCTAGACGATGTAGTCGTCAAAGGCACCTACTTCCCGTCACAGCAACGAGCACTCAATATCAAAAAACAATCTCCAGGTATCATGGAAGTAATGGCCGCCGATGCGATCGGCAAGCTACCAGATAGAAACGCCGCAGAAGCCGTACAGCGTATCCAAGGAGTATCTATCGAGAGAGATCAAGGTGAAGGACGCTATGCGCTCGTACGTGGTACGCCTGCGGAGTGGAACTCCACCCTCATCAACGGTGACCGTCTACCTGCCTCAGACGGTACATCTGACAACTCTATGGGTACGCGTAGTGTTCCTTTGGATATCTTCCCTAGTGACATGATCGAGTATGTACAGCTCTCCAAAGCCATCACACCCGACATGGAAGGAGATGCCATCGGCGGATCAATCAATTTCATTACCCGCACTGCACCGCAAAATAAAACGTTCAACGTGAGCTTGGGGGGTGGGTACAACGGTCAAGCCGAAAAACCCATGTACAGCGCATCCATGCTCTACGGAGACCGCATCGGCAAGTTTGGTTTCATGGTATCTGCTGCCTACTGGAACAGAAACTGGGGATCTGACAACTACGAGGTAGAATACAACTTCTCCTCTCCTGACCCAAAAGAGCAATTTGCAGTAGACAACTTACAGTTGAGAGACTATATGGGACAACGAACCACTCTTGGTTTGAATGTAGGATTGGAATATGAGTTTAACACCAATCACAGAATCTTCGCTCGAGGTGTATACAGTGACTTCACAGACAACGAAATCGCTAGACAGCACAACTTCTATTTCCTAGAAAACATGGCAGAAGTCATGACCCGAAACGGCAAGTTCACTATCCAACTGAGTGGCGGAGAGGTAGGTGGAGAACACAACCTTGGCAATGGCTGGTCACTCGACTGGAAAGCATCCACATACCTCAACGACATGAGTACTGATGACCCCAAGTCTCTCCCCAAGGACGAGCGAGGATACCCTATGGCATTCTTTCAGCAAAGAGGCGTGGTATTCGACGATTTGGTCGATGGCTACAAATACCTCCAAGTAGATGATCCGTCCGGCGATCCAGAAGATGACATTCAACCTGATATGCAAGGAAGTCTGGACCCACAGCAACTAGTATTGAGCCAATTGCTCTCCTATGGAATCGGCAGTAGAGAGCAAGATGTCTCTGGACAATTGGATATAGGTAAGAAAATCAACGAAAAGTTGACCCTCACAGCTGGAGGGAAATACAAACACAAAACCAGAGAAGGAGGAACTCCTTTAACTATTTGGATTCCCGGCGCCTTTCTAGGTATACCGAATTCGCCTGCTCCTGCAACATTGGCCGACCTACAAACTGAGTCGTTTCCAGAAAATGGAGGCTTCTTGCAAGAAATAGGTTCGCCCTATGAAGACATACTGATCGATCAAATCACGACCAAACAGCTCAGAGAACTCTATACAGACGATGTACTCAACCAATACGGCATGTATAAGATCTCACGCGGAGAAGATAGCCCAGATGCAGCGACAGGATTCTACACAGGCAAAGAAAGTGTCGTAGCTGCCTATATCATGGGAGAGTACAGTATCTCAGACCAACTGATGCTCATCGGAGGGGTACGAAATGAGAGTACAACGGTGGACTACAAAGGAAAGCAAGTCACCACCACATTAGACGCGAATGGTGACGAGGTATCGATCATCCAAGATGTCGAAAACCACAAGACGACCAATGCACTACTCCCAATGCTCCACATCAAGTACTCACCACAGGAAAATCTCAACATCCGTGCGGCCTATACGAGAACTTTTGCAAGGCCCAACTTCAGTGATTTGAATCCAGGTGAAGTAAGAAACGATCAAACAAGAACAATCACCAAAGGAAATGTGGACCTCAACCCTACCTACTCCAACAACCTAGACCTGATGGCTGAGTACTTTTTTCAAGATGTAGGATTGCTCTCTGGTGGAGTGTTTTACAAGCAGATCACCGATGTAATTTTCAAGGATCAATCCATCCTCAACATCAGTGGACAAAACTATCAGGTCATCGAGCCAAAGAACCTAGAATCTGCGTGGTTGGCAGGGTTCGAAGTAGGAATCTCCAAGCGTATGAGCTTTTTGCCTGGCGCATTGAATGGCTTTGGAGTGGAAGCAAACTATACATACACTCGATCAGAACTTGAAGTACCTCGCTACGAAGAGCAAGGCGGACAGGTGGTCACGTTGATGGACAAACAGAGCTTGCCTCGTCAGCCAAAGAACATCTTCAATGCGTCGGTGTACTATGAGAAATATGGATTGATGGTGCGTGTAGCAGCCAACTTCAAGGGCAAATACATCGACATCATTCGTCAAGAGGCGGGACCAGAAAACTACAGATGGTATGACAAAAACCTAACAGTCGATTTGTCTGCGGCTTATAGTATCACCAAGTCCCTCCGATTTTTCTTAGAGCTCAACAACTTGACCAATGCTCCACTAAGATACTACCACGGGGTAAGTGAGCGACCAGAGCAGGTCGAATATTATTCCGTCAGAGGTCAGGCTGGGTTACGGTTCAACCTCTTCTAA
- a CDS encoding tyrosine-protein phosphatase, with product MKNIAITTLLCGMMTACGKYDAEQKPAYELTEPVTIQTDQNSAEYIVQIHQPGQWTLYHGTSPQLINWQSPITTIDSHKQKTYFIPKQPNRSFFALINTEQDTILASNRELILDEAVNFRDLGGIPTKTGQLTQWGKIYRSAELKDLSTDDLQQIREIQLKTIVDLRTNGEIENAPDTYPQDVDIQWKHLGLGSSLDDKQMDSLKQIMKDATPENFNGDSFMEDANRGFVDSSAEIKSIFDILLQNEGPLLFHCTAGKDRTGFTSAMILSALGVEKDVIMQEYLLSNYYRHEHNEATVEKAAKYFGINQEVLRQLMGVKAQYLEAAFVKIETEYGDVNRYLSDEVGLTTDNINQLKSMYLQ from the coding sequence ATGAAAAACATAGCAATAACAACACTCCTATGCGGTATGATGACCGCTTGTGGGAAATACGATGCAGAACAAAAGCCTGCCTATGAACTGACCGAGCCTGTCACCATCCAAACTGACCAAAACTCTGCTGAGTACATAGTCCAAATCCATCAACCCGGACAATGGACGCTCTATCACGGCACAAGTCCACAGCTAATCAATTGGCAATCTCCTATCACGACGATCGATAGTCACAAACAAAAGACCTACTTCATTCCCAAACAACCCAACAGAAGTTTCTTCGCTCTGATCAATACGGAGCAGGACACCATCCTGGCTAGCAACCGCGAATTGATCCTTGACGAAGCAGTAAATTTCCGTGATTTAGGCGGCATTCCTACCAAGACAGGACAACTCACCCAATGGGGGAAAATCTACCGCTCGGCTGAGCTCAAGGACTTGTCCACAGATGATTTGCAACAAATTCGTGAGATACAACTCAAAACCATCGTGGACCTTCGTACAAACGGAGAAATAGAAAATGCTCCTGACACCTACCCTCAAGATGTAGACATCCAATGGAAGCATTTGGGCTTAGGTAGTTCGCTAGATGACAAACAAATGGATTCCTTGAAACAGATCATGAAAGATGCTACGCCCGAAAACTTCAACGGAGACAGCTTCATGGAAGACGCTAACCGTGGGTTTGTAGACTCATCAGCAGAGATCAAGAGTATATTTGATATCCTATTGCAAAATGAAGGTCCCCTGCTCTTTCATTGTACAGCTGGCAAAGACCGTACGGGCTTCACCAGTGCAATGATATTGTCTGCACTAGGGGTAGAAAAAGACGTCATCATGCAAGAATACCTGCTAAGCAACTACTACCGCCATGAGCACAACGAAGCGACTGTTGAAAAGGCCGCAAAGTATTTTGGGATCAACCAAGAGGTACTGAGGCAGCTCATGGGCGTCAAAGCACAATACCTAGAAGCTGCTTTTGTAAAGATAGAAACAGAATACGGTGACGTGAATAGATACCTCTCTGATGAAGTCGGACTCACTACTGACAACATCAATCAGCTGAAAAGCATGTACTTGCAGTAA
- a CDS encoding choice-of-anchor I family protein, whose protein sequence is MKHLFTAASLLGLAAAFSSCDEDNGFDAPNENASTFSEVSHISIGGETAAEISAYDPSTQQLFVVNNDGESRIDVIDLSNPAAMSKTGTVSITAYGAGVNSVAVGGKYLAAAIEANNKQENGSIVVFNLSDLSEAAVITAGALPDMVTFSPDHKYILSANEGEPSGDYQTDPIGSVTIVTVDGFSATTLDFTGFNDQEATLEAEGFRVSGPNADLAHDVEPEYIAVSPDSKTAYVALQENNGLAIIDLESQTITDLKALGLKDYASDGVQVDPSDEVEDEIEFVDVPANIFGIYMPDGIAAFEVNGETYVISANEGDGREYFYDADEVTCEANNGDYDEDDGCLSYLDEERLKKLDLDPSVFTNADDIQEDEAFGRWKVMVTDGDADGDGLYEKLYTYGARSFSIWDAQGNLVADSGDELEKAVVAAGLYDDSRSDDKGVEPEGVVVGEVNGKTVAFIGLERVDAVAVYDVSTPSSPELLSILKTGDAPEGLVFISAEDSPTGQSLLIVSCEDDGTIWAYAPELFM, encoded by the coding sequence ATGAAACACCTATTTACAGCAGCAAGTTTACTTGGCCTTGCGGCAGCTTTCTCGTCATGTGATGAAGACAACGGATTTGATGCTCCAAACGAAAACGCATCGACTTTTTCTGAAGTGAGCCATATCTCCATCGGTGGTGAGACTGCTGCAGAGATCTCCGCTTATGATCCCTCTACCCAACAATTGTTTGTCGTCAACAATGATGGTGAGAGCCGTATCGACGTGATCGACCTATCCAACCCAGCAGCCATGTCCAAAACAGGCACCGTTAGCATCACTGCCTATGGAGCAGGAGTCAACAGTGTCGCGGTAGGGGGGAAATATCTGGCAGCAGCGATAGAGGCTAACAACAAACAGGAGAACGGGAGTATCGTCGTGTTCAATCTCTCTGACCTCTCAGAAGCAGCAGTGATCACTGCAGGTGCTTTGCCCGACATGGTGACTTTCTCACCAGATCACAAGTACATCCTCTCTGCCAACGAAGGAGAGCCTAGCGGTGACTACCAAACCGATCCTATCGGTTCTGTTACGATCGTGACCGTCGACGGTTTTTCTGCTACGACGCTTGATTTTACCGGTTTCAACGACCAAGAAGCGACTTTGGAAGCAGAGGGGTTCAGAGTGTCTGGGCCCAATGCAGACCTAGCCCATGACGTAGAGCCTGAATACATCGCAGTATCACCTGATTCGAAGACAGCCTATGTCGCTTTGCAAGAAAATAACGGGTTGGCGATTATTGACTTGGAAAGCCAAACCATCACTGATCTTAAAGCTTTGGGCCTAAAAGACTATGCCTCCGATGGCGTACAAGTGGATCCTAGCGATGAAGTAGAGGATGAAATCGAATTTGTAGACGTGCCTGCCAACATCTTCGGTATATACATGCCTGACGGTATCGCTGCATTCGAGGTGAATGGAGAAACGTATGTGATCTCTGCCAACGAAGGAGACGGTAGAGAATACTTCTATGATGCAGATGAGGTGACTTGTGAAGCAAACAATGGAGACTATGATGAGGATGACGGGTGCTTGTCATACTTGGACGAAGAAAGACTGAAGAAATTGGATCTAGATCCAAGTGTATTTACCAATGCCGACGACATCCAAGAGGATGAGGCATTTGGTAGATGGAAAGTGATGGTAACTGATGGAGATGCTGACGGTGACGGATTGTATGAAAAACTGTATACTTACGGTGCGCGCTCTTTTTCTATCTGGGATGCTCAAGGCAACTTGGTAGCTGATTCTGGTGATGAACTGGAGAAAGCAGTAGTTGCTGCAGGTCTATATGATGACAGCCGCAGCGACGACAAGGGTGTAGAGCCAGAAGGTGTCGTAGTGGGAGAAGTCAATGGGAAGACCGTGGCGTTCATCGGCTTGGAGAGAGTAGATGCAGTCGCAGTATACGATGTATCCACTCCGTCTAGCCCTGAACTACTTTCCATCCTCAAGACTGGTGATGCTCCAGAAGGACTGGTGTTCATCTCTGCAGAGGATAGCCCGACAGGACAAAGCTTGTTGATCGTGTCTTGTGAAGACGATGGTACGATCTGGGCTTATGCTCCTGAGTTGTTTATGTAA
- a CDS encoding helix-turn-helix domain-containing protein encodes MEILTSIAVFQVVISILLLVFHDNKNSFDRILIYFLVLMGFHLATKFFILLILQNEYVFDQLASSFGFAYGPFLLLATKLLTNRKIRRYEALIHFTPFCVISLLYLLAVVGSMGLIGSGALVMYYKQYIAYLELPSFILYNGYSLYLLSSFQTSDRLMKMQKNLLQMINILLILVVVLGFPLYYFSSLHDVDNQLNIRLIPYTLFVMIAFLILQYKLRSASVRTQTTNETKEKYEKSGLQETDLKLYQEKLDYYILHQKPYLNSELTLLDLSSQLDIPRHHLTQLLNSYYQRNFYHFINEHRITEAIRLLENNQSKGNLLSLAYEVGFHSKSTFNTYFKKVTGTTPSQYRKNLIPTN; translated from the coding sequence ATGGAAATTTTAACTTCTATCGCCGTTTTTCAAGTAGTCATATCCATTTTATTACTTGTCTTTCACGACAATAAAAACTCCTTTGACCGGATACTTATCTATTTTCTTGTCCTGATGGGCTTCCATTTGGCTACCAAGTTTTTCATACTCCTCATTCTACAAAACGAATATGTATTCGACCAACTGGCAAGTAGTTTTGGTTTTGCTTACGGTCCTTTCCTCCTACTAGCTACCAAACTATTGACGAATAGAAAAATCCGAAGGTATGAAGCCTTGATTCATTTTACTCCATTTTGTGTCATCTCACTTCTCTACCTACTAGCAGTGGTAGGTTCTATGGGGCTGATAGGTAGTGGCGCGTTGGTGATGTACTACAAACAATACATCGCTTACCTCGAGCTGCCCTCCTTCATTCTTTACAACGGCTACAGCCTCTATCTGCTGTCTTCATTCCAGACTAGCGATCGCCTGATGAAAATGCAAAAGAATCTGCTGCAAATGATCAATATTCTATTGATACTGGTAGTAGTACTAGGCTTCCCATTGTACTATTTCAGCTCACTACACGATGTAGATAATCAACTCAACATTCGACTCATTCCTTATACACTATTTGTCATGATCGCCTTTTTGATCCTCCAATACAAACTTCGAAGTGCAAGTGTACGTACACAAACTACGAATGAAACCAAGGAGAAATACGAAAAATCAGGCCTCCAGGAAACTGATTTGAAACTCTATCAAGAGAAACTCGACTACTACATTCTACATCAAAAGCCCTACCTCAACTCAGAACTCACCCTACTCGACCTCTCCAGTCAGCTCGATATACCACGGCACCACCTCACACAGTTGCTCAATAGCTACTACCAGCGCAACTTCTACCACTTCATCAACGAGCACCGCATCACCGAGGCAATCCGCCTACTCGAAAACAATCAATCCAAAGGCAACTTGCTAAGTCTGGCCTATGAAGTTGGTTTTCATTCTAAATCAACCTTCAATACTTACTTTAAGAAAGTCACAGGTACCACCCCCTCTCAGTACCGAAAGAACCTAATCCCTACCAACTGA
- a CDS encoding zinc-binding alcohol dehydrogenase family protein, with product MKAIGFKQSLPITAQDSFIAFETDKPSPTGHDLLVKIKAISVNPVDFKIRTSAAKDKTLDIPKIIGWDAVGTVEAVGEATSNFNIGDEVYYAGDLTRSGSNAEYQLVDERIVGYKPKSLSIAEAAAIPLTGLTAYESLFDRIKINPTTDKGKTVLILAGAGGVGSIAIQLAKKIAGLTVIATASRPDSVQWCKDMGADHVVNHHHLKEDLEKIGHSQVHYILDFVDLRGYWETIAELIKPQGHIVSITGSSEPLNLNVLKTKSVSFSWELMYTRSMYTTDDIERQHDILNHISNLYDDGTLRTTLTTTLKGFSVENLKKAHQMQESGKTIGKTVIEY from the coding sequence ATGAAAGCCATTGGATTCAAACAATCACTACCTATCACAGCACAAGACAGTTTCATAGCCTTTGAAACGGACAAACCTTCTCCTACTGGACACGATCTGCTGGTCAAGATAAAGGCGATCTCTGTCAACCCGGTAGATTTCAAAATCAGAACGAGTGCTGCCAAGGACAAAACCCTAGATATCCCCAAAATCATCGGGTGGGATGCTGTCGGGACGGTGGAAGCAGTGGGTGAAGCTACCTCAAACTTCAATATAGGTGACGAGGTATACTATGCGGGGGACTTGACACGTAGCGGCAGCAATGCCGAATATCAGTTGGTGGACGAGAGGATCGTAGGCTACAAACCAAAGAGTCTGAGCATAGCCGAGGCGGCTGCCATCCCCCTGACTGGACTGACAGCATACGAATCGCTCTTTGACCGCATCAAGATCAATCCCACAACTGACAAAGGCAAGACGGTACTGATCCTCGCAGGTGCAGGTGGAGTAGGTTCTATCGCTATCCAACTCGCCAAGAAAATAGCGGGACTCACGGTGATCGCTACTGCATCGAGACCCGATTCGGTGCAGTGGTGCAAGGATATGGGGGCAGACCATGTAGTCAATCACCATCATCTCAAAGAAGATTTAGAGAAAATCGGTCATAGCCAAGTCCACTACATCTTAGATTTCGTAGATCTACGGGGCTATTGGGAAACAATTGCGGAGCTTATCAAACCTCAAGGCCATATTGTATCGATTACAGGAAGTAGCGAGCCACTCAATCTAAACGTCCTCAAAACCAAAAGCGTAAGCTTCTCGTGGGAACTCATGTACACACGATCGATGTACACGACTGACGATATTGAGAGACAGCATGACATCCTCAATCACATCAGCAATCTGTATGATGACGGTACCCTCAGGACCACACTGACTACTACGCTCAAAGGCTTTTCTGTAGAAAATCTAAAGAAGGCCCACCAAATGCAAGAATCTGGTAAAACAATTGGCAAGACGGTGATTGAGTATTAG